The genomic interval CCGGTCACGGCCGGGCCCACGGTGTAGCGGCCGCTGTCGTCGCGTGCGGCGAACCCCGTCCGGTGGAGCGAGACGAGCAGGCGGTGCGCGATCGAGCGGTGGAAACCCGTCGCGGCCGACAGCTGACTGGTCGTCAGCCCCTGAGGGTGGCGGCCCAGTTCGACCAGGAGGGCGAGTCCGCGCTCCAGGGTCTGCGAGCCGCCGCTCTCGGAGTCGTTCGACGGTGTCATTCCACCTCTTCGGGGAGCGGCCGGATGGTGGGGAGGATCCTGCCACGGACCTCGCCCAGGCCGATGCGCCCCCGCGCGCCCGGAGCCGAGTAGCGCAGGACGACCTCGTCGCCGTCCTCCAGGAAGGTGCGCTCCTCGCCGCCCGCCGTCCAGGTCTCCTTGCCGCCCCAGGACAGTTCGAGGAACGAGCCGCGCTGGTGTTTCTCGGGGCCCGAGATGGTGCCCGAGGCGTAGAAGTCGCCGACCCGCAGCGAGGCGCCGTTGACCGTGAGGTGGGCCAGCATCTGCGCGGGCGACCAGTACATGGACGCGTACGGCGGGCGTGCCACCACCGTGCCGTTGACCTCGACCTCCACGTCGATGTCGTAGCCCGACGGGCCCTCCTCGCGCAGGTAGGGCAGTACGGCGGGTTCCTGGCTGGGGAGTTCGGTGCGGGCGTGTTCGAGGGCGGCGAGCGGGGTAACCCAGGCGCTGATGCTGGTGGCGAAGGACTTGCCGAGGTTGGGGCCCAGCGGGACGTACTCCCACGCCTGGATGTCGCGCGAGGACCAGTCGTTGACGCCGGTGACGCCGAACACGGTCTCGGTGAACTCGGAGGTCGCGACGCGCTGCCCGAGCGGGACCGTACGCCCGACGACGAAGCCGAGTTCGGCCTCGATGTCCAGGCGCAGCGACGGGCCGAAGGTGGGCGCCGGGTCGGCGGGGGCCTTGCGCTGTCCGGCGGGGCGGTGCACCGGGGTGCCCGAGACGACGATGGACCCCGCGCGGCCGTGGTAAGCGACCGGCAGGTGGCGCCAGTTGGGCATCAGGGCGTCCCCGTCGGGCCGGAAGATCCGTCCGACGTTGGTGGCGTGGTCCACGGACGCGTAGTAGTCGACGTAGTCCCCGACCTCGAACGGCAGGTGCAACGTCACATCGGCCAGCGGTACGAGGCGGACGCGGTCGCGGTGCGCGGTGTCGGTGAGCAATTCGGTGGCCCAGGAGCGGACTTCGGCCCACACCGTCGCGCCCGCGGCCATCAGCGGGTTGAGCGCGGGCGCGTCGAGCAGCGGCGCCAGGTCGGGGCGCAGGGCGGTGGCGGCGGCGCCCAGGTCCAGGACGTGGTCGCCGATGCGGACGCCGATGCGCGGGGCGGTGTCCTCGGTGGAGAAGACGGCGTACGGGAGGTTGTCGACGTCGTACGCGCTGCCGGCCGCGGCCTCGACCCAGGTGACGGGGTGGGTGCTCATGCGTGAAGTCCTTCGGAATCGTTGTCGGTCGCGGGGCCGAGCAGGCCCAGAGCGGTCAGGTCCTCCAGCGGTTCGAGCACGCTGCACGACCCGTACGAGACGAACGCCTCCCGCGCGGCGGCGGCCTCGGTGGCCGGGAGCGCCCTCACGGCACGGGCCAGCGCCTCCGGGTCGCGCTCGGCGAGGGCCGCGCGGACCTCGGACAGGGGCGCCCCGGCGCGGGCCCGGGCCGTCGCCAGGAGCACGTTGAGGTAGCCGTGGTGCTCGAAGCCGGTGGCGGCGGCGGTGTGCCGGACCGCGTGGTGCAGCCCGGCCGTGCACTTGAAGGCGGCCCCGGCGGCGACGGCCCCGTGGATCCACGCCGCCACCTCGTCCTCGGTGGGGAACGCCGCCGCCTCGGTCCCGCCGGTGCGGAACTTCAGCCGGAAGCCGTGGCGTGCCGCCGCCGCGAGCGCCTGCTCCCACTCCGGCGTACCGGGGCGCGGCACCTCCACGTACACCGTGCCGGGGAGGCCGAGCGCGGCCAGCTCCTCGATCTGGGGCCCGAGCGGCAGGGCCGGGTCCGTCTTGAACTCGACGGCCGCCGGCACGAGCCGGTCGCTCCCCGCGAAGGCGGCCGGGACCGCCGGGAGCGCGGCCGGCCCGGCCACCACGCTCACCCGCAGTCCGCCGGGGAACAGCCGGGGCTCGGCCAGCCCCGCCAGTTCGCCGAGCCGGTCGGCGCCGATCACGAACGGACCGACGAGTTCGGCGTGGCCGGAGGCGAGATGCCCGGCGTGCTCGGTCACGGCACGCGGCAGCGGAGCCAGGCCGGGCGGGAAGACCGCGGCGTCGTCCACGAGATGACGGAAGGCGAGAGGGAAGGACACGCGCGACACCCTAGCCGAGAGACCCGTAATACGGACGGTACCTGTTCCGATATCGGTCACCGGGCTCGCGGAGATCCGGTGGGATCTTCAAGAATGCGCAATGGTCTAGGCCAACTCATTGACGTGAATGCGTCATCCTTCGATTCTGGCGGCACCTTCTCCCGACAGGAGCCTCCATGAGACGTCTTCGCGCCCTGCTCTCCGGCGTGGCCACCGCCGCCCTGGCCACCGCAGGACTCGCGGCCTTCGCCGCACAGCAGGCATCGGGTGCGTCCGCCGACGCCACCGCGCTCTCCAACCGCTGGTACGCCGCCGCGCCCTATCTGATGCCGCACGACAACAATCCGCCGGACGCGGGCGCCATCATGGACGCCACCGGCCTCAAGGCGTTCCAGCTCGCCTTCGTCCTCGCCCCCAACGGCGGCGGTTGCAGCCCCACCTGGGACGGTACGTCGCCGGTCTCCTCGGACACCGCGGTCGCCTCCGTCATCAGCGCGATCCGCGCCAAGGGCGGCGACGTGTCGGTGTCCATCGGCGGCTACGGGGGGACGAAGCTCGGCCAGACCTGCTCCGACGCGGCCGCCACCGCCGCCGCGTACCAGCAGGTCATCACCAAGTACCAGCTGAAGGCCATCGACTTCGACCTGGAGGAGCCGGAGTACGAGAACACGGCCGCCATCGCCCGCGAGATCGGCGCCGCCAAGATCCTCCAGCAGAACAACCCGGGCCTCTACGTCTCGGTCACCACGGCCGGGACCGCCGACGGCACCGGCTGGTTCGGCAAGCAGATGCTCAACGAGGCCAAGGCGCAGGGCTTCACACCGAACAACTTCTCCATCATGCCGTTCGACGGCGGCTTCAACGGGGCCGCCGCCCAGACGAGCGCCCTGACGAACTTCAACGCGATCCTGCGCACCACCTTCGGCTGGGACGAGGCCACCGCCTACGCCCACGAGGGCTTCTCCGGCATGAACGGCCGCAGCGACACCGGCGAGTACTTCACCCAGGCCGACTTCCAGACCGTCCTGGACTTCGCCACCGGCCACCACATGGACCGCTTCACCTTCTGGTCCCTCAACCGCGACCGCCAGTGCAGCCCGCCCGACAACAACGGCAAGACCTCCGGTACGTGCAGCAGCGTGGCCCAGGCGGACTGGGACTTCGCGAAGTACTCGGTGAGGTTCGCGGGCGTCACCCCGCCCACCACCACCCCGCCGACCACGCCGCCCCCGACCGGCAGCTGCGCCGCCGCCGCGTGGAGCAGCAGCGCCGTCTACACCGGCGGCAACACCGTCTCGTACGGGGGACACACCTGGAAGGCCAAGTGGTGGACCCAGAACGAGACGCCCGGCTCCACCGGTGAATGGGGCGTCTGGCAGGACCTCGGCCCCTGCTGACCCGCCGACCCGATGGGCCGCCCCGGTCCCGGCCGGGGCGGCCCGTACCACGTAGGTGCCCGCACGCGTCACCCGCTTTGCTCCGCCCCGCCACCCTGCGGCTAGTTTGTGTGCAGCACAGACGGGCGGTCCGTGACGGCAGAGGTGCACGGGGACGAGAGGTCGGGAAGAGTGTCGCTGCGCGCAGGCGATCCAACCGAGATCGGCGGTTATCCGCTGGAGGCGCGGCTCGGTTCAGGTGGCATGGGCACGGTCTTCCTGGCCCGTACGAGCTCCGGCCGCCCCGTCGCGATCAAGCTGATCCATCAGCAGTTCGCCGGCGACAGCGAGTTCCGCATCCGCTTCCGCCAGGAGGTCGCGGCGGCGCGCCGGGTCAGCGGCGCCTTCACCGCCGCCGTGGTGGACGCCGCACCCGAGGCCGAACAGCCCTGGATGGCGACCACCTACATCGAGGGCCCCACCCTCGCCGAGCGCATCGCCGCCGAGGGCCCGCTGAACGGCGCCGGACTGCGCAGCCTGGCCATCGGGCTCGCCGAGGCGCTCCGCGACATCCACCGCGTCGGGGTCGTCCACCGCGACCTGAAGCCGTCGAACGTCGTGCTGTCGCCCGAAGGGCCGCGCGTCATCGACTTCGGCATCTCGCGCGCCGCCGACCAGCAGACCCTGACGATGACCGGACGCGTCATCGGCACCCCGCCCTTCATGTCGCCGGAACAGCTCCAGGCCCCGCGCGGCGTCGGACCCCGCTCCGACGTCTTCTCGCTGGCCACCCTCCTGGTGTACGCGGCCACGGGCCACGGCCCCTTCGACGCGGACAGCCCCTATCTCACCGCCTACCAGGTGGTGCACGAGGAACCCTCGCTGGACGCCGTGCCGACGGCGCTGCGCACGGTCGTCGAACCGTGCCTGGTCAAGGAGCCCGAGGGCCGGCCGTCCGCCGACCAGCTCCTGGAGCTGCTACGGGACCTGCCCGTCGACCTCGGCGGCGCGGCGGCGCCCGGGCCCGCCCCCGGCCGCACCCGGGACGTGGCCACCCAGCACCACCTGGCCACGCGCGACACCGAGGCGCCGGGCGCCCCCGCCCCGGAGCAGACAGGCTCGCCCGGCGGACGCGGGCTGCGCGGCCGCTGGCGGCCCGTGCTCGCGGCGGCGGTCGCCGTGGCCGCCATTGGCGGGGGAGTGGCAGTCCTCAAGGCGGGCGGCTTCGGGGACGAGCCGGACGACGGCAAGGCCCGCACGGTCGCCGCGCCCGCCGGCACCCTGCCCCACGGCTTCACGCCCTGGCGCGTGACCGTGCCCGGCGGGCAGGAGGACATCCCCGACGAACTGCGGTGCGTCGCCCGCGCCGACGCCGTGTTCTGCGGGGGCGGCGGCGTCGTCGCCACCCGGATCGACGTCCGGGACGGCTCCCGCGCCTGGACGGTGAAGAGCCCGGGCGTCCCCGTCCAGGGCATGCACCTCGTGGGCGCCACCGACGACACCGTGCTCGGTTACCGGTTCCCCGCCCAGGACGACCCCGAGGCGCGCGGCGACGAGGTGGTGGCCGTCGACGCCGACAGCGGCAAGGAGCTGTGGTCCGCGGTCTCCGGCGCCCAGTCGACGGCCGTCACCGGCCGGACCCGGGATGCCGTCGTGTTCGGCGGCGACGTCATCACGGTGAACGCCTCCGACACCGCCTTCGAGGTCCGGGACGCGCACAGCGGCGACCTCACGCGGACGGCTCCCTTCCCGGCCGGCTCCCGCTGCGCCCCCGTCCCGGTCGGCACCCGGCTGCTCGCCATGTGCGCGACCGACGCCGAGCTCGACGCCTCGGAGGTGCGCCACCCCGCCCTGTACCCGCTCGACCCGGCCTCCGGCAGCTGGGGCGAGGTCATCGCCGTCGACGGACCCGCCGTCCCGGTGGGCGTCACCGGCGGCCGGCTCGTGCTGCTCCGGGAGCACCGGGACGGACCGGCGCTCACCGGCTACGACGCGGTGGTCCGGGTCGACCCGGCCTCGGGGAAGGTCGCGAAGGCCCCGCTGCCCGCCCCGTACGAGGGCACGCCCGGCATGGCGGACGGCGCCGTGTACGTGAGCGGGCAGACCGGCCGCGTCACGGCGTTCGACCCCGCCACCGGCCGGCGGAAGTGGTCCCGGCAGACCAGCGTGGAGGGCGCGTCGGGCCCCGCGGCCGGGGACGGCGCCCTGTTCTTCAGCTCCGCCACCGGCCGCGTGGTCGCCCTCTCGCCGGCCGACGGCACGGTGCTGTGGGCGACGGACCCGAGGGCCGACGGCCTGAACGGCGAGCAGGGCGCGAGCCCCCGTGTGACCGTCGCCGGACGCGCGGTGGTCGTGACGGCCGCCCGGAACACCGTCTTCGCCTTCGACGCCCACCGCCCGCCGAAGTCGGGCTGACCCGGGCCCCGTCTACAGTGGCCCGCATGAACCGCTGGACCGAACTCACCGGAGACACCTCGGGCGAGGACTACGCCGCCCGCTTCGCGGCCCTCGCCCGCAGCGGCAAGGACATGCACGGCGAGGCACGGTTCTGCGCCGCTCTGGTGCCCGCCGGGGCGCGGGTGCTGGACGCGGGCTGCGGCACCGGCCGGGTCGCGATCCGGCTGGCGGAACTCGGGTACGACTGCACCGGGGTGGACGTCGACGCCTCGATGCTGGCCGTCGCGCGCAAGCAGGCGCCCGAGCTGCCCTGGTACCGCACCGACCTGGCCGAGCTGTCCGTCGAACCGGAGTTCGACCTCGTCGTCGCCGCGGGCAACGTGATGGCGCTGCTCGCCCCCGGCACCGAGGCCACCGTCGTCGCCCGACTCGCCGGAGCGCTGCGCCCGGGCGGTCTGCTGGTCGCCGGTTTCGGCCTGGACGCGGCCCACCTCCCCGTACCGCCCGGCCTCACGCTCGCCGAGTACGACGCCCACTGCGCCGCCGCCGGGCTCACCCCCGTCGACCGCTTCGCCACCTGGGACGCCGCCCCGTACGACGGCGGCGGCTACGCGGTCAGCGTGCACCGGCGGGGCGAGGACTAGGACGGCCGCGGACGGGAGGGCCGTTGATCCATTCCATCGCGTGTTCGTATTGACTTGGACTAGGTCCATCGTAGGATCGATTCCGGCCGAAGCCAGGGCAGGACGCCCTCCGGGCGAGACCGGTCAGGCCAGCCCCGCATTCTCAGAGCACCGAGATCCGCCCCGTCCGGAAGGAATTCCATGACTGAGAACCACGACGCGCTCGTCACCGACCCCAAGTCGGAGGAGGCCGGCGGCTGCCCCGTCGCGCACGGTCGCGCGCCGCACCCCACCCAGGGCGGCGGCAACCGCCAGTGGTGGCCGGAGCGGCTCAACGTGCGGATTCTCGCCAAGAACCCCGCCGTGGCCAACCCGCTCGGCGAGGACTTCGACTACGCCGCCGCGTTCAACGCGCTGGACCTGCCCGCCGTCAAGCGGGACATCGCCGAGGTGCTGACGACCTCCCAGGACTGGTGGCCCGCCGACTTCGGCAACTACGGCCCCCTCATGATCCGGATGGCCTGGCACAGCGCCGGCACGTACCGCATCAGCGACGGCCGCGGCGGCGCGGGCTCCGGCCAGCAGCGCTTCGCCCCCCTCAACAGCTGGCCGGACAACGTGAGCCTCGACAAGGCGCGGCGCCTGCTGTGGCCGGTCAAGAAGAAGTACGGCCAGAGCATCTCCTGGGCCGACCTCCTCGTCCTCACCGGGAACGTCGCCCTGGAGACCATGGGCTTCGAGACCTTCGGCTTCGGCGGCGGCCGCGCGGACGTGTGGGAGCCGGACGAGGACGTGTACTGGGGCCCCGAGACCACCTGGCTCGGCGACGAGCGCTACACCGGCGACCGCGAGCTGGAGGAACCGCTCGGCGCCGTGCAGATGGGCCTCATCTACGTCAACCCGGAGGGCCCCAACGGCAACCCGGACCCGATCGCCGCGGCCCGCGACATCCGCGAGACGTTCCGCCGGATGGCGATGAACGACGAGGAGACCGTCGCCCTGATCGCCGGCGGCCACACCTTCGGCAAGACGCACGGCGCCGGCCCCTCCGAAAGTGTCGGCCCCGACGCCGAGGCCGCCCCGATGGAGCACCAGGGCTTCGGCTGGGAGAACTCGTACGGCACCGGCAAGGGCGCCGACGCCATCACCAGCGGTCTCGAAGGCATCTGGACGGACACCCCCACCACCTGGGACAACAGCTTCTTCAACATCCTCTTCGGCTACGAGTGGGAGCTGTTCAAGAGCCCCGCCGGCGCCCACCAGTGGCGGCCGAAGGACGGCGGCGGCGCGGGCACCGTGCCCGACGCGCACGACCCGTCGAAGAGCCACGCCCCGACCATGCTCACCACCGACCTCTCGCTGCGCTTCGACCCGGCGTACGAGCAGATCTCGCGGCGCTTCCACGAGAACCCGCAGGAGTTCGCCGACGCCTTCGCCCGCGCCTGGTACAAGCTGACCCACCGCGACATGGGCCCCGTCGTCCGCTACCTCGGCCCCGAGGTCCCGCAGGAGACGCTGATCTGGCAGGACCCGCTGCCCGAGCGCACCCACGAGCTGATCGACGCCGCCGACATCGCGGCGCTCAAGGAGAAGGTCCTCGCCTCCGGCCTGTCCGTCTCCGAGCTGGTCTCCACCGCCTGGGCCTCCGCCTCCTCCTTCCGGGGCAGCGACAAGCGCGGCGGCGCCAACGGCGCGCGCATCCGCCTCGAACCGCAGAACGGCTGGGAGGTCAACGACCCGGACCGCCTCGCGGGCGTCCTGCGCACCCTCCAGTCCGTCCAGGAGTCCTTCAACGCCGAGCAGCAGGGCGGCAAGCAGGTCTCGCTGGCCGACCTGATCGTCCTCGCGGGCGCCGCCGGGGTCGAGAAGGCGGCCAAGGACGCCGGTACGGAGATCGAGGTGCCGTTCACCCCGGGCCGGGTCGACGCCTCGCAGGACCAGACCGACGTCGAGTCCTTCGTGGAGCTGGAGCCCGTCGCCGACGGCTTCCGCAACTACCTGGGCAAGGGCAACCGGCTCCCCGCCGAGTACCTGCTGCTCGACCGGGCGAACCTGCTCAACCTGAGCGCGCCCGAGATGACGGTCCTCGTCGGCGGTCTGCGCGTCCTGGGCGCCAACCACCAGCAGACCTCGCACGGTGTGCTCACCGACGCGCCGGAGACCCTCACCAACGACTTCTTCGTCAACCTGCTCGACATGGGCACGACGTGGAAGTCCACGGCCGACGACCAGAGCGCCTTCGAGGGCCGCGACGCCGTCACCGGTGAGGTCCGCTGGACCGGCACCCGCGCCGACCTGGTCTTCGGCTCGAACTCCGAACTGCGCGCCGTCGCCGAGGTCTACGCGAGCGACGACGCCAAGGAGAAGTTCGTGCGCGACTTCGTCGCCGCCTGGGACAAGGTCATGAACCTGGACCGGTTCGACCTCGTCTGATCCGACGACACCGAAAGGGCCGGTCACCCCGCGCGGGGCGACCGGCCCTTTCCGTCACGCGGATCCGATCAGGCGGTGGCCACCGCGAAGACGTGGATGATCCCGCCGTCCGTGGTGGCCGGCAGCGTCACGGAGGCGAGCCGCTTCCCGGCCTGGAGGGCGATGGGCGCGGTCGTGAAGACCTCCGTGCCCACCGGGTCCTTTCCGCCGCCCTGCACATCGCGGTACTCGGTGTGCACCGCCACCGTGTTCCCGTACGACGGCTGCTGCGAGCCGCCGCCCAGCGTCCAGTCGCTGAAGCCGATCTCGGCCTGCTGCGTGGTGCCGTCGGTGTACGTGAGCGTCACCGTGCCCGACGCCTTGCCCTCGGCGGCGCTCCCGAGGAACGCCAGCTTCGTGTCGCCCTCGGCGGAGGGAACGTCCAGCACCTGGGGGCTCGTACCGACCACCTCGATATTGTCCGGGTCACCGGCGTCCACCTTCGGCCAGGTGAAGTCGAAGCCGCCCGAGGAGACCGTGCCGCCCGGCTGCGCACCGGCCGCCGCGAGCGCCTGGGCCGAGTAACTCCAGCCCTCGCCGTCGAAGTTGGCCTGCGGGTTCTCGTCGTCCGCCGAGATGCCGGTGCTGTTGCGGTTCCACAGCAGGCCGTTCTTCTCGGCGACCGTCACCGCCGCCGACGTCTTCGGCAGCTCCGTGCCCGCCGACGAGGTCAGTGTCACCGGGACCGTGTAGTAGCCCTCGGCGGTGTCCTTGCCCGCCGACACGGTGAGCTTCGCCTGCGCCGCGCCGCTCGCGGGGACCGTGAAGTCGCCCTCGGACGGCGTCACGGTGACCCCCTCCGGAGCCTCCGCCTTCCAGTGCACGGTGGTGGCCTTCGTCTCCAGGCTCTGCACCTTGACGACCGTCGGCGCGCCCGCGCCGCCCGGCTCGACCTTCAGCTGGTCGGGCGACGCGCCCGTGAAGTACTTCAGCCCGCCGCCGGGGAAGGACGGCGGAGCGTCGGCCGGTGCGCTGCCCCAGGAGGTGTCGGGAGTCGTGCCGAGCGTGAAGTCCAGCCGCCCGCCGTGCTCCACCAGCGAGTCACCGACCCACGACTGCGTGGACGTACGGCCGTTCACCTTCAGCCCGTGGATGTACGTGTGGTCCGCCGAGGCGGCCGGTGCCTCGATGGTGATCCGCTTGCCGTGCCCGGTGCGCACCACCGCGTGCGGGAACAGCGGTGCGGTCAGCGTCAGATCGGCGCGGCTCGGGTTCTGCGGGTACATGCCGAGCGCCGAGAAGACGTACCAGGACGACATGGTCCCCGCGTCGTCGTTGCCCGGAATCCCGCCGGGACCGTCGGTCCACAGCTGGTCCAGCTCCGCGCGGACCGTCTCCTGCGTCTTGTACGGGGCGCCGAAGTAGTTGTACAGGTAGGGGGCGTTGATGTCGGGCTCGTTCGTCGGGTCGTAACGCGTGGCGTCCTTCGCCGAGAAGTCGAACTTCCCGTCCGGCGTACGGAAGAACGCGTCGAGGCGTTCCGTGGCGCGCTCGTTGCCGCCCATCGCACCGGCGAGACCGGCCACGTCCGAGTAGACCATCCAGGTGTACCGGGCGCTGGTGCCCTCCACGAACCCGGCGCCGGTGCCCGGCGTGAAGGTGCCCGCCCAGCTGCCGTCGGCCTTCCGGTCGCGTATGTACCCGCCGTGCTCGGTGGCGTTGGCGTCGAAGACGTTGGTCCAGTTGCCCGACCGGTCCAGGAACTTCTTGGCGTCACCCTTGTTGCCCAGCCGCCGGGACAGCTCCGACAGACCGTAGTCGGCCGCCGCGTCCTCCAGCGTCTCGGCCGCCCCGCCCCAGCAGTGGCAGTTGTCCGCCGGTACGTAGCCCAGCTCCAGGTACTTGTCGAGGGCGGGGCGCTGGCCCACGCACTCGACGTTGCAGCCTGAGCTGTCGGAGTCGTTGGCGGTCGGCACGGTCGCCGCCTTCACCAGCGACTTCAGCGCGCCCTTGACGTCGAAGTCACGGCCGCCGAAGGCATAGATCCCGGCGAGCGCCGCGTCGGACGGGTCGCCCGACATCACGCTCGTCTTGCCGTTCTCCAGCAGCCAGCGGTCCCACTCGCCGTCCCGCTGGCTCGCGTAATTGAAGAGGGACTGCGCGTAGTCGCTGCCCGCGCGCGGGTTGAGCAGGGCCATCAGCTGCACCTGCGCCCGGTACTGGTCCCAGCCGGAGAAGGTGCCGTACTGCGCCTTCTGCCCCTTGGACAGCCGGTGCGGCTTGCGGTCGGCGCCGAGATAGCGGCCGTCCACGTCGCTGGTGAGGGTCGGCTCCAGCATGGAGTGGTAGAGCGCGGTGTAGAAGGCGGTGCGCTGCGTTTCGGTGCCGCCGCCGATCTCGACGGCCTTCAGCGCCTTGTCCCAGTTGGCGGCGGCCTGCCGCTTCACCGCGTCGAAGCTCCTGCCGGGCCCGTTCTCCTTGCGGAGGTTGGCCTCGGCGTTCGCGGCGCTGACGTACGAGACGGCCACCTTGGCGCGCGCCTCGGTGGTGCCGTCCGCGAAGGTGACGTACCCGCCGGAGCCCTTGCCCTCCACGGCGTTGCCGGACGAGCTGTAGCCCGTACCGCCGGAGGCGGAGGTGGAGCCGGGGGTGAGGGTGCCGTCCTTCCAGGTGCCGGTCTTCGCGAAGGGCTTGTCGAAGTGGGCGGTGAAGTACAGCGTGTAGAGGTCCTTGCGGTTGTTCGCGCTCTGCGGCCCGCAGAAGTTGCCGGCCGTGACCGAACCGGTCACCGTCCGGGCGGCCTTGTCGATCCGCACGGTGGCGTCGGTGCTGCCGGTCTCCGAGTTGGAGGTGCGGAACAGCAGGCTCGCGGGCTTGTCCGCCGGGAAGCCGAACTCCCCGGACCCCGTCCTGGCGGTCGTGGTCAGCGCCGCCGAAGCACCGCTGGCCAGGCCGACCTTGTAGTAGCCGGGGGTGGCCGTCTCGTCGTCGTGCGAGAAGTCGCTCGCGTACTTCGCGTCGGTGGTGTCCGAAGTGGGGGAGGAGTCCACGTCACCCACGTACGGCATGATCGGGATGTCGCCGTTCGCGCCCGAGCAGCCCACCCCGTTGAGGTGGGTGAGGCTGAAGCCGCGGATCTTCTTCGCGTCGTACTGGTAGCCGCCGGGAGCGGGCGTCGAGACCTGCTTGCCCCTCGAGTTCTGCGGGCTCCAGGCCAGCATGCCGAACGGCTGCACGGCGCCCGGGTAGGTGTTGCCCGCGTTGGACGTGCCGATGAGGGGATCGACGTACGACACCGGGTTCTTCACGATGTCCCTGCCCGGCGCGGCCGAAGCCGGGGCGGCGGCGACCGCGAGCCCCGCGACGGCCATGGCGGCGGCCGTGACGGAGCCCACGGCCCGGATCGCGGTGTGCGTACGGCGTTTGTGCGTCTGTGGCACCGTTCCTGCCCTTCTGATGTGACGGACGGTCAACGCGGCGGAAGGCCGACGCCGTGACCGCGGAGGAACGGCGACGACCCGACAACGTTGTCAACGACGTGAGGATGCTCCTCCTGCCGGTCCGGGGTGTCAAGGCTCCCCGGAACCCGCCCGTCCGGCCGGGCCGCCCCCCCGTACAACAGCCCGGCCCGCGCACCCGGTTGATCCGGGGGCGTCCGTCAGCGCAGGGACGCCGGAAGCGCCTCCCGGTGCAGGATGCCCAGCCGCTGCGTGGCCCGGGTCAGCGCCACGTACAGGTCGCTCGTCCCGAACCGGCCGGGCTCCACCACCAGGACGTGGTCGAATTCGAGGCCCTTGGCCTGCCGGGGCCCCAGCAGCACCACCGTGCGGGTCAGATCCGGCTCGCCGCCGGGCACCACCCCGTCCAGCGGCGCCGCGATCTCCTCGTGCAGCTCGCGCGGCGCGATCACCGCGAGGCGCCCCTCGGCGGGCGTCAGCTCCTCGACCGCCCGCGCCACCGCACCCGCCAGGTCCGCCCCGGAGTCCCGGACCCACGGCACCTCGCCCGTGGAGCGCACCGAGCCCGGCGGCTCGAACGACGGGTCCTCGGCCCGCAGCACCTTCGCCGCGACCTCCATCACCTCGGCCGGCGTACGGTAGTTGACCGCGAGCCGCACATGCTCGTACCGGTCGCCCACGTACGGCTCCAGGATGTCCTGCCACGAGCCGACCCCGGCCTCCTCCGAGGTCTGCGCCGGGTCGCCCACCAGCGTCATCGACCGGGTCGGCGACCGCCGCATCAGCAGCCGCCACGCCATCGGCGACAGCTCCTGCGCCTCGTCCACGATGATGTGCCCGAACGCCCACGTCCGGTCGGCGGCGGCCCGCTCGGCCGCGCTGCGGTGGTCGGCCTCCTCCTGGCGCTCGGCCATCCGCTCCGCGTCGATGATGTCGTGCGCGG from Streptomyces drozdowiczii carries:
- the fahA gene encoding fumarylacetoacetase, giving the protein MSTHPVTWVEAAAGSAYDVDNLPYAVFSTEDTAPRIGVRIGDHVLDLGAAATALRPDLAPLLDAPALNPLMAAGATVWAEVRSWATELLTDTAHRDRVRLVPLADVTLHLPFEVGDYVDYYASVDHATNVGRIFRPDGDALMPNWRHLPVAYHGRAGSIVVSGTPVHRPAGQRKAPADPAPTFGPSLRLDIEAELGFVVGRTVPLGQRVATSEFTETVFGVTGVNDWSSRDIQAWEYVPLGPNLGKSFATSISAWVTPLAALEHARTELPSQEPAVLPYLREEGPSGYDIDVEVEVNGTVVARPPYASMYWSPAQMLAHLTVNGASLRVGDFYASGTISGPEKHQRGSFLELSWGGKETWTAGGEERTFLEDGDEVVLRYSAPGARGRIGLGEVRGRILPTIRPLPEEVE
- a CDS encoding serine/threonine-protein kinase is translated as MSLRAGDPTEIGGYPLEARLGSGGMGTVFLARTSSGRPVAIKLIHQQFAGDSEFRIRFRQEVAAARRVSGAFTAAVVDAAPEAEQPWMATTYIEGPTLAERIAAEGPLNGAGLRSLAIGLAEALRDIHRVGVVHRDLKPSNVVLSPEGPRVIDFGISRAADQQTLTMTGRVIGTPPFMSPEQLQAPRGVGPRSDVFSLATLLVYAATGHGPFDADSPYLTAYQVVHEEPSLDAVPTALRTVVEPCLVKEPEGRPSADQLLELLRDLPVDLGGAAAPGPAPGRTRDVATQHHLATRDTEAPGAPAPEQTGSPGGRGLRGRWRPVLAAAVAVAAIGGGVAVLKAGGFGDEPDDGKARTVAAPAGTLPHGFTPWRVTVPGGQEDIPDELRCVARADAVFCGGGGVVATRIDVRDGSRAWTVKSPGVPVQGMHLVGATDDTVLGYRFPAQDDPEARGDEVVAVDADSGKELWSAVSGAQSTAVTGRTRDAVVFGGDVITVNASDTAFEVRDAHSGDLTRTAPFPAGSRCAPVPVGTRLLAMCATDAELDASEVRHPALYPLDPASGSWGEVIAVDGPAVPVGVTGGRLVLLREHRDGPALTGYDAVVRVDPASGKVAKAPLPAPYEGTPGMADGAVYVSGQTGRVTAFDPATGRRKWSRQTSVEGASGPAAGDGALFFSSATGRVVALSPADGTVLWATDPRADGLNGEQGASPRVTVAGRAVVVTAARNTVFAFDAHRPPKSG
- a CDS encoding chitinase — protein: MRRLRALLSGVATAALATAGLAAFAAQQASGASADATALSNRWYAAAPYLMPHDNNPPDAGAIMDATGLKAFQLAFVLAPNGGGCSPTWDGTSPVSSDTAVASVISAIRAKGGDVSVSIGGYGGTKLGQTCSDAAATAAAYQQVITKYQLKAIDFDLEEPEYENTAAIAREIGAAKILQQNNPGLYVSVTTAGTADGTGWFGKQMLNEAKAQGFTPNNFSIMPFDGGFNGAAAQTSALTNFNAILRTTFGWDEATAYAHEGFSGMNGRSDTGEYFTQADFQTVLDFATGHHMDRFTFWSLNRDRQCSPPDNNGKTSGTCSSVAQADWDFAKYSVRFAGVTPPTTTPPTTPPPTGSCAAAAWSSSAVYTGGNTVSYGGHTWKAKWWTQNETPGSTGEWGVWQDLGPC
- a CDS encoding class I SAM-dependent methyltransferase, whose product is MNRWTELTGDTSGEDYAARFAALARSGKDMHGEARFCAALVPAGARVLDAGCGTGRVAIRLAELGYDCTGVDVDASMLAVARKQAPELPWYRTDLAELSVEPEFDLVVAAGNVMALLAPGTEATVVARLAGALRPGGLLVAGFGLDAAHLPVPPGLTLAEYDAHCAAAGLTPVDRFATWDAAPYDGGGYAVSVHRRGED